The Spirosoma oryzicola region CGCACTTGCCGGGGAGCGCGTCGTATGAGTAGCAGCAGGCTCCTGATCTGGATAATTAACCGAGTCAATAAACCGAAGGCCACCAGCGCGTAGGCCAGCCTTCCCCATAATTCCCAGTCCAGTCCGGTCTCTGCTACCGATGGACTTGCTTCGACTGCGGGAGGGGTTGCCAGTGGAATGGTAAGAACGCCAGTTGGAACCGGTAACTCCTCAACGGTCTGCGTGGGTAGACTTACGAGCGGTAAGGCCAGGGTTAATAGCACCGAGACCAGTAAATACGCCCGGTTCAATCCAAAAAACGTATGTCGGCGCAGCAATAACCAGTAGCAGCTCGCAAAGAGCAAGCCGTAGAGGTTGGCTTTTAGGAAATAGTCGAGGGCGGTCATTGATCTTTCTTTTTGTTTAGGAGGTTAATGATCTCGTCGGCTTCCGAAAGACTGATGTTTTTATCCTGAACGAAAAAGGAAACCAGCTTTTTAAGCGAATTATCGAAGTAGTTCGCCATCAATTGCTCGGTCTGAAAACGGCGGTATTCCTCTTCCGTGATGAGCGGATAGTACTCATGCGTTTTTCCGTATGCCGTGTAGCCTACCAACTCCTTTTTTTCCAGAATGCGAATAATGGTCGAGACGGTATTATAGGCTGGTTTAGGTTCGGGCAATTCGGCAAGCACGTCTTTGACAAAACCTTTTTTGAGTTGCCATAAGACGCGCATAATCTCTTCTTCGGCTTTGGTGAGTTCTCGGAGCTGCATAGAATTAGGTGGAGTGCTGTTGGCTGCTGAAAATTATGACTAATGATTTAGTTTTACAACTAATGTATTAGTTATATTGTTCAAAAAAAAGAACAGCCCGAAAAGACTGTTTAGAAATTAGTTGTTCTGACTACTGTGGAATCTTTCGCCAAAGCGACAAAAAAGAAGGCAAAAGCCCTGATGGTAAGTAGCTTCTACCGCTTGCTGGTCTGTCTAGCCGGGCAAGCGGTAGAAGTAGTGATGCTTTCTCTTAAAGCGTTTCGCCACTATTCGTGTAAATCAGAATCGACTCGGCCTGTACCAAAACTGACGCATCACCCGACAATTCGAGAGGTGACGCCAACGGACCGGCCCACTGCGGAGAAGCCGAATCGATCAGAACTTTCCAGGGCCGGATGCTTGCCGGTAGCACAAGCGGTGCCGGCTGCGATGAGAAGTTCATGAGGCAAACAACGGCGACATCGGGCGTGTGCTGGCGGAGCAGGCAGAGTGTATTTTTTCTTTCGTCCATGATGACCGCTACAGATTCGCGGTTTGGGTGTCGCAACGACGATTGCTTGCGAAGGGCCAGTAGCGTTTGGTAGTACCGGAAAAGAATCCGATGCGGTTCCTGGTTCAGCCGCTCCCAGTTTAGTTTAGATCGTTCGAAGGTCTGTTCGGCTTGGGGGTCGGGTGCTTCCTGCGACGTTTGAAAAGCGGCAAATTCCCGCTTACGGCCCTGCCGCACCGCTTCGATCAGCGCTGGATCAGAATGGCTAACAAAGTATAAGAACGGATTCAATTCACCCCATTCTTCGCCCATGAACAGCATTGGCAGGTACGGACTGCTGAGTACCGCTCCGGCCATGAGCTTTTGCATCGAAAAACTAACCAGCTCACTGGGTCGTTCACCGAGCATACGGTTACCGATCTGGTCGTGATTTTGGGAGAAAACAACAAACTGTCGGCCTGGATGGCTGATCGTTGTTTTGCCAACAATTTTGGCGCGTCGGGGCATGTACACCCCATCGTACACGTAGGCATCGCGAAAGGATTTAGCGAGGTGCTCGATACCGTTGTAGTCGGCGTAGTAGCCGCTGCGTTCGCCCCCCGCTGTTACCCGTAACGCGTGGTGGAATTCGTCGTTCCACTGGGCATCCATCCCGTAGCCATCGTTGGCGATGGGCTGAATGAACCGCGTTTCGTTCTGATCGGACTCGATAATCAGGTAATGCCGTTGTCCCGTTTGCTGCGATAACTCATCGACGTACTGCCGAATCTCGCGGAGAATGTGTAATGCACTCTCGTCACGAATCGCATGAACGGCATCCAGTCGTAAAGCGTCAATGTGAAAATCGCGGAACCACATCAGCACGTTTTCGATGAAAT contains the following coding sequences:
- a CDS encoding BlaI/MecI/CopY family transcriptional regulator, whose translation is MQLRELTKAEEEIMRVLWQLKKGFVKDVLAELPEPKPAYNTVSTIIRILEKKELVGYTAYGKTHEYYPLITEEEYRRFQTEQLMANYFDNSLKKLVSFFVQDKNISLSEADEIINLLNKKKDQ
- the treZ gene encoding malto-oligosyltrehalose trehalohydrolase, producing MNESLINQRTLGVTFAADSATVRVWAPLAKTVSLRLCQQDTAIPLQNNGYYWQAKTTQLHPGDTYKFVLNNTIERPDPASLFQPEGVHGPSQAIDTSQFAWTDAEWNNLPLEDYLLYELHTGTFTPDGTFAGIEAKLDYFVELGVNAIEIMPVAQFPGTRNWGYDGVSPYAVQNSYGGPAGLQQLVDACHRKGLAVVLDVVYNHIGPEGNYLTDYGPYFTNKHRTPWGDALNFDDDYSDSVRRYFIENVLMWFRDFHIDALRLDAVHAIRDESALHILREIRQYVDELSQQTGQRHYLIIESDQNETRFIQPIANDGYGMDAQWNDEFHHALRVTAGGERSGYYADYNGIEHLAKSFRDAYVYDGVYMPRRAKIVGKTTISHPGRQFVVFSQNHDQIGNRMLGERPSELVSFSMQKLMAGAVLSSPYLPMLFMGEEWGELNPFLYFVSHSDPALIEAVRQGRKREFAAFQTSQEAPDPQAEQTFERSKLNWERLNQEPHRILFRYYQTLLALRKQSSLRHPNRESVAVIMDERKNTLCLLRQHTPDVAVVCLMNFSSQPAPLVLPASIRPWKVLIDSASPQWAGPLASPLELSGDASVLVQAESILIYTNSGETL